A region of Reichenbachiella carrageenanivorans DNA encodes the following proteins:
- a CDS encoding UPF0158 family protein yields the protein MQPTEEHIKEIAELLDCGQLCFFHEPTGTIEHHPDPNSEYFDPEAWQETLDRIDANWGEYQRFEKMGSNQAFRVMEDFANSLTDENFRTRLFNQLSQRKPFSKFNWAIDNSEYRQNWFDFKEQAYISWVREQLE from the coding sequence ATGCAGCCAACAGAAGAACATATCAAGGAGATAGCCGAACTTTTGGATTGTGGTCAACTCTGCTTCTTTCACGAACCAACTGGTACGATTGAACATCACCCCGACCCGAACAGTGAATATTTTGATCCCGAAGCTTGGCAAGAGACCCTAGACAGAATTGATGCAAATTGGGGTGAATACCAACGATTTGAGAAGATGGGTTCCAATCAGGCATTTAGAGTCATGGAAGACTTTGCGAACTCCTTAACTGACGAGAATTTTCGAACTCGGCTTTTTAACCAGCTTTCTCAACGTAAACCTTTCAGCAAATTCAATTGGGCCATAGACAACTCTGAGTATCGTCAAAACTGGTTTGACTTCAAGGAACAGGCATACATCAGCTGGGTTCGTGAACAACTTGAATAA
- a CDS encoding DUF4297 domain-containing protein, with product MNNQLHIYQRNTEAVDSQRGYQYQILRTLELWIENYQDGLDEEIFCEFEDDIFQRDESNGKLKFRQVKLYASNFSFKSEEIVKSLINFFFLHIKTGYKDFDKEFVFETNTSIAGKYKDNNAELLRQWYENQDNLESDLIEKCKQLTKAIITEYVTSKSEQLKEEYEPKIISESLEQLKSIQDTEWESFVRNIKWSFGETNPQLEFSETIDRINLRLKNLNLNLGDHQIESLFGILYKEASLKATQKIPEERNLNSKILERLIKSSSSDTDRWYWEVKARWNEVEKIDHLILGELFEIIDAGRHCRRNSHLHRHSEFWITLLNFYIKELDLDEYLRNKAVYEYVWLRVLPEENFKQPTGDLLGDETLVKEYLGNLNNFKNPQELEDYQAILNICFTTSLSKKLDIEFAQIIEWNKNLKIEIENRLSVSINPNDICHYYEILGNQALLMSNLEKRKEIPKELVKYYSKVLENIDKADLYHVTTFGERINKYCAFLLKIDSDKFLELINELEAFNEKLDDLISKRDGDFSKAKVQVQRGYSYMQSKDRRLLLKALDYFHKAKDLYYRSETIEGHILALLNISQLYSSMGLNIAAKNYALSGLWILLNGTTEIYFDKLIKGFNMLFYYDFLQGRWLSAIRDFRLFITSRFEFSSDDLNILEEEMLGETFSAFAIILKAIPSIAKDENGLSEQVLKSLGSVGENYIEPAFEIIEEEYPDEKIINLIDRKIDSYPLSDFGNSSEIIFLALGIKWTIEFENNFDNIPIAEEFCSFLQILLAEMALSEFDFHFVKGELRIQLELSKDLQAPEQLSTDAYTWKAFVKHFDSPKPEEINFHAASVSLTLKLILLEFSLLKKEEFEHLFERLLKDFDLPNRSLSGNLYQRMYRFLFKKEEFEFLNGFELANIDSNAFASLPRQNDVLVWRNDISQKYDKKEAIKAIKGRYKNSYNGLYITLSKLTQNVHFHQFVWELRREGWLDWQILSAMLLFVANYKTKQKLKDFKGSEEEYAEELGKKFHDIVYQDEKEFYIEFPLEAFKTEEFRMHLETSPVHILPTLGLENKSRIQNARIVGDFLKVRFNLKKDNTDEDNPLYNIGRI from the coding sequence ATGAATAACCAACTCCATATATATCAGAGAAATACCGAAGCAGTTGATTCCCAAAGAGGCTATCAGTATCAAATACTTCGAACTTTAGAATTATGGATTGAAAACTATCAAGACGGGCTGGATGAAGAGATTTTCTGTGAATTTGAGGATGACATTTTTCAAAGAGATGAATCCAATGGAAAATTGAAATTCAGACAAGTCAAACTCTATGCCTCAAACTTCTCATTTAAGAGTGAGGAAATTGTAAAAAGCCTAATAAACTTCTTTTTTCTCCACATAAAGACTGGATACAAAGATTTTGACAAAGAATTCGTTTTTGAAACAAATACCAGTATTGCGGGAAAATACAAAGACAACAATGCCGAACTCCTAAGACAATGGTATGAAAATCAGGATAATCTTGAATCTGATTTAATTGAGAAATGTAAACAATTAACAAAGGCAATAATTACTGAATATGTAACATCTAAGTCAGAACAATTAAAAGAGGAATATGAGCCTAAAATAATTTCAGAATCATTAGAGCAACTAAAATCAATTCAGGATACAGAATGGGAAAGCTTTGTTAGAAATATTAAATGGTCTTTTGGAGAAACAAATCCTCAATTAGAGTTTTCCGAAACAATTGATAGAATCAATCTGCGTCTCAAAAACCTGAACCTGAATCTAGGAGATCATCAAATAGAGTCCTTATTTGGTATTCTTTACAAGGAAGCCTCTCTGAAGGCAACTCAAAAAATACCTGAAGAAAGGAATCTTAACAGTAAAATTTTAGAACGCCTTATAAAGTCAAGCTCTTCCGACACTGACCGATGGTATTGGGAAGTAAAAGCTCGATGGAATGAAGTTGAAAAAATTGATCATTTAATCCTTGGAGAGCTATTTGAAATCATTGATGCTGGAAGACATTGTAGACGAAATAGCCATCTACATCGTCACTCAGAGTTCTGGATTACCCTTTTGAATTTTTATATCAAGGAACTTGACTTAGACGAGTACCTCAGGAATAAGGCAGTTTATGAATATGTCTGGCTGAGGGTTTTACCTGAGGAAAACTTCAAGCAACCAACAGGAGATCTATTGGGTGATGAGACCCTTGTTAAAGAATACCTTGGCAACTTGAACAACTTTAAAAATCCACAAGAACTCGAAGATTATCAGGCTATACTCAATATCTGCTTTACTACCTCTCTTTCGAAAAAATTAGATATTGAGTTTGCACAAATAATTGAGTGGAATAAAAATCTAAAGATAGAAATTGAAAACAGGTTGTCAGTCTCAATCAATCCAAATGATATCTGCCATTATTACGAGATTTTAGGCAACCAAGCTCTTCTGATGAGCAACCTTGAAAAGAGAAAAGAAATACCTAAAGAGCTAGTTAAGTACTACTCTAAAGTTCTTGAAAATATTGATAAGGCAGATTTATACCACGTAACAACTTTTGGAGAGCGAATCAATAAATACTGTGCTTTCTTATTGAAAATAGATTCCGATAAGTTTTTAGAATTGATCAATGAGCTAGAAGCCTTTAATGAAAAACTGGATGATTTAATAAGCAAAAGAGATGGAGATTTCAGTAAGGCTAAAGTACAGGTGCAACGAGGTTATTCCTATATGCAATCAAAGGATAGAAGGCTCTTGTTAAAAGCTCTGGATTATTTTCATAAAGCAAAAGACCTCTACTATCGTAGCGAAACAATCGAAGGTCATATTCTTGCTCTTCTAAACATCTCGCAATTATACTCCTCTATGGGTCTGAATATCGCAGCAAAGAATTACGCACTTTCTGGGCTATGGATATTATTAAATGGCACAACTGAAATCTATTTTGACAAATTGATCAAGGGATTCAATATGCTATTTTATTATGATTTTCTGCAGGGAAGGTGGCTTTCTGCAATTCGGGATTTTCGTCTCTTTATTACATCCAGATTTGAATTTAGCTCAGATGATTTGAACATTCTTGAAGAAGAGATGCTCGGTGAAACTTTTTCAGCATTCGCAATCATATTAAAAGCAATTCCAAGTATTGCTAAAGATGAAAATGGTCTATCTGAACAAGTTTTGAAATCTCTTGGATCAGTTGGAGAAAACTATATAGAACCCGCATTTGAGATTATTGAAGAAGAGTATCCTGACGAGAAGATTATTAATCTGATTGACAGAAAAATTGACAGTTATCCACTTAGTGATTTCGGAAATAGTTCAGAAATTATATTCCTTGCCTTAGGCATTAAGTGGACAATTGAGTTTGAGAACAATTTTGATAATATCCCAATTGCGGAGGAGTTCTGCTCATTTCTCCAGATATTATTAGCTGAAATGGCACTTTCTGAATTCGATTTCCATTTTGTTAAGGGTGAATTAAGAATTCAGCTTGAACTTTCGAAGGATTTACAAGCTCCTGAACAACTCTCAACTGATGCATATACTTGGAAAGCTTTTGTGAAGCATTTTGATAGTCCAAAACCTGAAGAAATTAATTTTCACGCAGCATCTGTTTCTTTGACGCTAAAGTTGATTCTTCTTGAGTTCAGCCTTTTGAAAAAAGAAGAATTTGAACACCTTTTTGAAAGACTTCTGAAGGATTTTGACTTACCTAATAGGTCCTTGTCTGGAAATCTATATCAAAGAATGTATAGATTTCTGTTTAAAAAAGAGGAATTTGAATTTCTTAATGGATTCGAGCTTGCGAACATTGATAGCAACGCATTCGCTTCTTTACCAAGACAAAACGATGTTCTTGTTTGGCGAAATGATATAAGTCAAAAGTATGATAAGAAAGAGGCCATTAAAGCCATTAAGGGACGATACAAAAATAGTTATAACGGTCTTTACATCACTCTTAGCAAGCTAACACAAAATGTGCATTTCCATCAATTTGTTTGGGAACTCAGACGAGAAGGGTGGCTAGATTGGCAAATATTATCGGCAATGTTGCTTTTTGTTGCCAATTATAAAACGAAGCAGAAGCTAAAGGATTTTAAGGGAAGTGAAGAGGAATATGCAGAAGAATTAGGAAAGAAATTTCATGATATTGTTTATCAAGATGAAAAGGAATTCTATATAGAATTTCCATTAGAAGCCTTTAAAACCGAAGAGTTCAGAATGCATTTAGAAACTAGTCCGGTTCACATTTTGCCTACTCTTGGCCTTGAAAATAAATCTCGTATTCAGAATGCCCGAATAGTTGGGGATTTTCTTAAAGTACGATTTAACCTTAAAAAAGATAATACCGATGAAGATAATCCTCTCTACAATATTGGACGAATTTAG
- a CDS encoding acyl-CoA reductase codes for MLLEDRIISFETLGSRLKNLTEEAHDELYLSAKNENAWFTADSVKRALDGIGLFLNKSDLEIWLKAYDFSQISPKKIGVIAAGNIPLVGFHDVLCVLMSGHHLMIKMSSKDGILMRYVLDTLFQIAPEFETQVTFVERLNEADAFIATGSDNTARYFEYYFKSKPHVIRKNRTSVAVLTGKETSADFEKLGHDIFQYYGLGCRNVSKVFVPKGYSFTPFLDGLKPFASIANHHKYRNNYDYNKSIYLVNREPHLDTEFLLIRASEELVSPISVLFYQEYTDTNELNDWLSGSAEKIQCVVGAAQGQVPFGEAQKPALADYADGVDTMAFLAGL; via the coding sequence ATGTTGTTGGAAGACCGAATTATATCCTTTGAAACACTAGGAAGTCGATTAAAAAATCTCACAGAGGAGGCGCACGACGAGCTCTACTTGAGCGCTAAAAATGAAAATGCCTGGTTTACAGCGGATAGCGTCAAAAGGGCTCTCGATGGAATCGGTCTTTTTTTAAACAAATCAGATTTGGAAATCTGGCTGAAGGCGTATGACTTCAGTCAAATCTCACCGAAAAAAATTGGTGTGATAGCAGCAGGCAATATTCCTTTGGTAGGGTTTCATGATGTATTGTGTGTGCTTATGTCTGGTCACCATCTGATGATCAAGATGAGTTCGAAGGATGGTATTTTGATGCGCTATGTTTTGGATACTCTTTTTCAAATAGCACCTGAGTTTGAAACACAAGTCACATTCGTAGAGCGGCTTAATGAGGCAGATGCCTTTATCGCTACGGGTAGCGATAATACAGCTAGATATTTCGAATACTATTTCAAAAGCAAGCCCCATGTGATTCGTAAAAACCGCACCTCAGTAGCTGTGCTCACAGGAAAGGAGACGTCTGCGGATTTTGAGAAATTAGGTCATGACATTTTTCAATATTACGGCCTAGGCTGTCGCAATGTGTCAAAAGTATTTGTACCCAAGGGGTATAGTTTTACTCCATTTTTGGATGGGTTGAAACCCTTTGCTTCTATTGCGAATCATCACAAGTATCGTAACAATTATGACTATAACAAATCCATCTATTTGGTAAATCGAGAGCCTCATCTCGATACGGAGTTTTTGCTTATCAGAGCCAGCGAAGAATTGGTGTCTCCGATTTCGGTTTTGTTTTATCAGGAGTATACGGATACAAATGAGCTGAATGACTGGCTGTCAGGATCAGCTGAAAAAATTCAGTGTGTAGTAGGCGCAGCTCAAGGTCAGGTTCCATTTGGCGAAGCACAAAAACCTGCTCTGGCGGACTATGCCGATGGGGTAGATACGATGGCTTTTTTGGCTGGGTTGTAA
- the amt gene encoding ammonium transporter — MLKTYLITLILLFSLPSFGGVSLSDQVEAEVSLNINDLWVLVAAALVFFMQAGFKVLETGLVKKEHRAGIGAKNLLDWVAGSIAFFLVGYGVMFGSSESGFFGSGYLFGEGLDTGKELIFFLFQLAFAGTALTIVSGAMSGRTAVIPYFIASLMTATVIYPIFGYWAWGNLADPNNMPWLASLGFMDFAGSTVVHSTGAWIAVMGIYMVGPRIGRYDALKRIQPMKSSDYSYSILGVMILWLGWWGFNGGSTLAFNDDVVKIILNTNLAGAAACFAAFFHAYFFQKKKDVIEKIAGGSLTGLVAITACCNVVSPINSLAIGFLAGIIHNYFYVVIAEKWHLDDPVGAIAVHGFGGVFGTLSVAIFGDADLLANDRWTQLAVQSIGVLVCFTFTSSIALGMFYLIKKTIGLRVSPLQERYGSFIADMDEQEKTMTTPEMDVTQVSVRISERGYNMYSVSEYLGIPQDRRKQLIEEDKVQYMDESGNLVPPLIAVRQLGLFLETERNKVQEERDQIKSKQAGMTSEMKYASQLQTLILGDEDSFRDLFPSSFIYFKPKKNVSGDFYWFKQVAGYKIVIVSNATSSGVSGGFLSMLGLSLINEIFSVNKVYYPEKVLSLLDRKFDHSLKVKSLGNKLMDSMDVSVLIIEEVAQKIYYAGANSCLHVVSKNGTLTEYPGNSFSVGLRYLSDNPTFDRKTIDYKVGDKLYLFTNGYYDQENSQGQKITKEVLLSQLKQFNGQSFEDQKKVLKEDFTSWKKDSPQTDDVVVVGIGLR, encoded by the coding sequence ATGTTGAAAACTTACCTCATTACTCTAATATTATTATTTAGTTTGCCATCGTTTGGTGGTGTTTCGTTGTCTGATCAGGTAGAGGCCGAAGTGTCTCTCAATATCAATGATCTCTGGGTGCTTGTGGCTGCCGCATTGGTCTTTTTTATGCAGGCGGGATTCAAAGTGCTCGAAACTGGATTGGTCAAAAAAGAACATCGAGCTGGTATCGGAGCCAAAAACCTTTTGGATTGGGTGGCTGGTAGTATTGCCTTTTTCCTTGTTGGTTATGGTGTTATGTTTGGCTCTTCTGAGTCTGGTTTTTTCGGTTCCGGGTATTTGTTCGGCGAAGGATTAGACACAGGCAAAGAGTTGATCTTCTTTTTGTTTCAGTTAGCATTTGCAGGTACAGCGCTTACGATTGTATCTGGTGCCATGTCAGGACGAACGGCCGTGATTCCTTATTTTATAGCTTCATTGATGACCGCTACGGTGATCTATCCCATTTTCGGCTATTGGGCGTGGGGAAATTTGGCAGATCCTAACAACATGCCATGGTTGGCTAGTTTAGGATTTATGGATTTTGCAGGCTCTACAGTAGTGCACTCTACGGGGGCATGGATCGCAGTGATGGGGATATATATGGTAGGCCCACGGATTGGTAGGTACGATGCCTTGAAGCGCATTCAACCCATGAAATCCTCAGATTATTCATATAGTATTTTGGGGGTTATGATCCTCTGGCTTGGCTGGTGGGGATTCAATGGCGGTAGTACATTGGCTTTCAATGATGACGTAGTTAAGATTATACTCAATACCAACTTGGCTGGGGCAGCAGCATGTTTTGCAGCTTTCTTTCACGCCTATTTTTTCCAGAAAAAGAAAGATGTGATAGAAAAAATAGCAGGAGGTAGCCTTACTGGTCTAGTCGCCATTACTGCTTGTTGCAATGTGGTGTCGCCTATCAATAGCTTGGCGATCGGTTTTTTAGCAGGCATCATTCATAACTACTTTTATGTAGTAATTGCTGAGAAGTGGCATCTAGATGATCCTGTAGGGGCCATTGCTGTGCACGGTTTTGGCGGCGTGTTTGGTACTTTGTCTGTAGCAATTTTTGGTGATGCTGACCTATTGGCTAATGACCGTTGGACTCAGCTTGCCGTACAGTCGATTGGTGTTTTAGTGTGTTTCACTTTTACCAGTTCTATTGCTTTGGGGATGTTTTATTTGATTAAAAAAACCATTGGGCTGAGAGTGTCGCCACTACAGGAACGGTATGGTTCGTTTATCGCAGATATGGATGAACAGGAAAAAACCATGACTACTCCAGAAATGGACGTGACCCAAGTGTCTGTAAGAATATCAGAAAGAGGGTATAATATGTATTCGGTCAGTGAGTATCTTGGTATTCCTCAAGATAGAAGAAAACAACTTATAGAAGAGGACAAAGTCCAATACATGGATGAGTCTGGTAATTTGGTTCCTCCATTGATCGCCGTACGCCAGTTGGGCTTGTTTCTGGAGACAGAGCGAAATAAGGTTCAGGAAGAGCGCGATCAAATAAAAAGCAAGCAAGCAGGCATGACGTCCGAAATGAAATATGCGAGCCAATTGCAAACCCTGATCTTGGGAGATGAAGATTCTTTCCGAGATTTATTTCCATCCTCTTTCATTTACTTCAAGCCCAAGAAAAATGTATCAGGAGATTTTTATTGGTTCAAGCAGGTGGCAGGTTATAAAATAGTCATTGTATCCAATGCGACTAGCTCAGGGGTATCGGGAGGGTTCTTGAGCATGCTGGGATTGTCTTTGATCAATGAAATTTTTAGCGTCAATAAGGTCTATTACCCTGAAAAGGTGTTGAGCCTATTGGATCGTAAATTCGATCACTCACTCAAAGTGAAATCGCTGGGCAATAAGTTGATGGACTCTATGGATGTTTCGGTACTCATCATAGAAGAGGTGGCTCAGAAAATCTACTATGCAGGTGCTAATAGTTGTTTGCATGTAGTCTCAAAGAATGGGACATTAACGGAATACCCAGGCAATTCATTTTCGGTAGGTCTTCGTTATCTGTCGGACAATCCTACCTTTGATCGCAAGACCATAGACTACAAGGTAGGGGATAAGCTCTATTTGTTTACCAATGGTTATTATGATCAAGAAAATAGTCAGGGACAGAAGATCACCAAAGAAGTCTTGTTGAGCCAGCTCAAGCAGTTCAATGGACAGAGTTTTGAGGATCAGAAAAAGGTACTTAAAGAAGATTTCACGTCTTGGAAAAAAGACAGTCCTCAGACCGACGATGTGGTTGTGGTAGGGATTGGATTGAGATAG
- a CDS encoding amidohydrolase, translated as MKTKFLIMTILIAIVFICCNQTKKETSVVEKTATIYYNGDIITMESDEPTYAEAVVEENGKIVFVGNKDEASENYNKANQVDLEGKTMLPAFLDGHGHFYNVGFTAMCANILPPPDGPGVDFNSVVETLNEYKETETGKYVLEKLGWIIGNGYDDSQLAEKDHPKASDLDKVSTDLPVIIIHQSGHLASINSKGLELMGYTANTPNPDGGVIRKDSNGNPNGVLEEAAFFKVLFPVLGKIDDDMAAKCIKQGQDEYAKKGYLTAQDGRTTTDQLAALRKAADEQAYYIDVVAYPDMTLGIEQVAEGTYTPTHQYKNKFRLGGVKLTLDGSPQGKTAWLTKCYHVNPEGRTGCYEGYPIMDDDKATEYVKTAFKNKWQILCHSNGDAAIDQYIKAVGAAEKEFGYLDHRTVLIHGQTLRKDQIPELVELSILPSLFPMHTFYWGDWHKESVLGEPRADYISPCRDVIDAGLTITSHHDAPVTFPNSMRVLDATVNRVTRSGKVLGADQRITVYEGLKTLTDWAAFQYFEEGRKGTLTVGKLADFVILDKNPLKIDPIQIHDIQVLESIKEGKKVYELE; from the coding sequence ATGAAAACTAAATTTCTTATAATGACAATTTTGATTGCTATAGTTTTTATTTGCTGCAATCAAACGAAAAAAGAAACTTCAGTAGTTGAAAAAACGGCTACAATCTACTACAATGGCGACATTATTACAATGGAAAGCGATGAGCCAACTTATGCAGAAGCAGTTGTAGAAGAAAATGGGAAAATCGTTTTTGTAGGAAACAAAGACGAGGCATCGGAAAATTACAACAAAGCAAATCAAGTGGATTTGGAAGGAAAAACAATGCTTCCGGCATTTCTGGACGGACATGGGCATTTTTACAATGTAGGCTTTACAGCTATGTGTGCGAATATTTTACCACCACCTGATGGTCCTGGTGTAGACTTTAATTCTGTAGTTGAAACATTAAATGAATACAAGGAAACAGAAACAGGTAAATATGTTTTAGAAAAATTGGGATGGATAATTGGTAACGGTTATGATGATTCTCAATTAGCAGAAAAAGATCATCCAAAAGCTTCTGATTTAGACAAAGTAAGTACCGATCTGCCTGTTATTATTATTCATCAATCGGGACATTTAGCTTCTATCAACTCCAAGGGATTAGAGCTAATGGGCTACACAGCAAATACACCTAACCCCGATGGAGGCGTCATAAGAAAAGATAGCAACGGAAATCCTAACGGAGTCTTAGAAGAAGCTGCTTTTTTTAAAGTCTTATTCCCTGTATTAGGGAAAATTGACGATGATATGGCAGCCAAGTGTATTAAGCAAGGTCAAGACGAATATGCCAAAAAAGGCTACTTAACAGCACAAGATGGTAGAACGACAACAGATCAGCTTGCTGCACTTAGAAAAGCAGCCGATGAACAAGCTTATTATATTGATGTCGTTGCCTACCCGGATATGACTTTAGGCATCGAACAAGTTGCAGAAGGAACTTATACACCAACACACCAGTATAAAAACAAGTTTAGATTAGGAGGTGTAAAGTTAACTTTAGATGGTTCTCCACAAGGAAAAACAGCTTGGCTTACCAAATGTTATCATGTGAATCCTGAAGGTAGAACAGGGTGCTATGAAGGTTATCCGATTATGGATGACGATAAAGCAACCGAATATGTAAAAACGGCTTTTAAAAACAAATGGCAAATTTTATGTCATAGTAATGGAGATGCTGCTATAGATCAATACATAAAAGCTGTAGGGGCTGCCGAAAAAGAATTTGGATATCTAGATCACAGAACTGTACTTATTCACGGGCAAACCTTACGTAAAGATCAAATTCCTGAATTGGTTGAATTAAGTATCCTTCCTTCTCTATTTCCTATGCATACCTTTTATTGGGGAGATTGGCATAAAGAGTCTGTATTGGGAGAGCCAAGAGCAGACTATATTTCTCCTTGTAGAGATGTGATTGACGCTGGACTTACTATCACTTCACATCACGATGCACCAGTCACCTTTCCTAACTCAATGCGCGTATTGGATGCTACTGTTAACCGTGTAACGCGAAGCGGTAAAGTACTAGGTGCAGACCAAAGAATTACAGTTTATGAAGGATTGAAAACCTTAACAGATTGGGCAGCTTTCCAGTACTTTGAAGAAGGGAGAAAGGGTACACTTACAGTTGGTAAATTAGCTGATTTTGTGATTTTAGATAAAAACCCACTTAAAATTGACCCAATTCAAATTCACGACATTCAAGTCTTAGAATCTATAAAAGAAGGAAAAAAGGTATATGAATTAGAGTAA
- a CDS encoding 4Fe-4S dicluster domain-containing protein, whose translation MAIIITDECINCGACEPECPNTAIYEGGIEWDWAGGTSLTEVELEDGTQVDANAAQEPVHDDLYYIVPGKCTECNGFHEEPQCAAVCPVDCCVDDPDYVETEDELLAKKAWLHNE comes from the coding sequence ATGGCAATAATTATTACCGACGAATGCATCAACTGCGGAGCTTGTGAGCCAGAATGCCCCAACACTGCGATCTACGAAGGTGGAATCGAGTGGGACTGGGCTGGTGGTACTAGCTTGACCGAAGTTGAACTGGAAGACGGTACTCAGGTGGATGCAAATGCAGCACAAGAGCCCGTTCATGATGACTTGTATTACATCGTTCCTGGAAAATGTACTGAGTGTAACGGCTTCCATGAAGAACCACAGTGTGCAGCTGTTTGTCCGGTGGATTGTTGTGTAGATGATCCTGATTACGTAGAGACAGAAGATGAGCTTTTGGCTAAAAAAGCTTGGTTGCACAACGAGTAA
- a CDS encoding DUF1254 domain-containing protein: MKKITITAMMICTIAFTSCNNNHKTKSETKETEQTAATQMEVTKDNYVKAETDWNCNIQQNAKPINEWLHKEAVTMENQTIIRSNADVIYSLALVDVSKGATFSIPERENGAMQMMQLIDENHFTRKVVFAGETATLSSEDLTGGDYVYILARTRISDDMEETKRAQESMVIDAKSAKPYEAKGYKAEDVEAFRNKLIKDVTEDGLQISSFTGFGTKPEDVNEKDYLHCAAMGWGGLPPAYAQYTALIKGQGSDAKNQTITFPKPDLDYENGGFFSITTYNDKSWIAKENFYISMDRMKDNGDGTVTVDFNSGSSYSVDVVEGWNASLRLYLPNDPKATADYINEFISIAIAEKK, encoded by the coding sequence ATGAAAAAAATAACAATTACAGCAATGATGATTTGCACGATTGCATTTACATCATGCAACAACAATCACAAGACAAAATCAGAAACAAAAGAAACCGAACAAACTGCCGCAACGCAGATGGAGGTGACAAAAGATAATTACGTAAAAGCAGAAACGGACTGGAATTGCAATATTCAGCAAAATGCAAAACCGATTAACGAATGGCTACACAAAGAGGCGGTAACCATGGAAAACCAAACGATTATCCGCTCTAATGCCGATGTTATTTATTCGTTGGCGTTGGTTGATGTGAGCAAAGGAGCTACATTTTCTATCCCCGAAAGGGAAAATGGCGCCATGCAAATGATGCAGCTCATTGATGAAAATCACTTTACCAGAAAAGTTGTTTTTGCAGGAGAAACGGCAACCCTTTCATCTGAAGATTTAACTGGTGGTGACTATGTTTATATTCTGGCAAGAACCCGAATTTCTGACGATATGGAAGAAACCAAACGCGCACAAGAAAGCATGGTAATCGATGCCAAATCGGCTAAACCTTACGAAGCAAAAGGGTATAAAGCAGAAGACGTGGAAGCATTTAGAAACAAACTGATTAAAGATGTGACGGAAGACGGTTTGCAGATTTCAAGTTTTACAGGTTTTGGTACTAAACCAGAAGATGTAAACGAAAAAGATTATTTACACTGTGCCGCGATGGGCTGGGGCGGATTACCTCCTGCTTATGCGCAGTACACCGCTTTGATTAAAGGTCAAGGGAGCGATGCTAAAAATCAAACAATAACCTTCCCTAAGCCTGACTTAGATTATGAAAATGGCGGATTTTTCTCGATTACAACCTATAATGACAAATCGTGGATTGCCAAAGAGAATTTCTACATCAGCATGGACCGTATGAAAGACAATGGCGATGGAACCGTAACCGTTGATTTCAATAGTGGTTCGTCTTATTCAGTCGATGTTGTGGAAGGTTGGAATGCTTCTTTGCGTTTGTATTTACCAAACGACCCTAAAGCTACGGCCGACTACATCAATGAATTTATTTCGATTGCGATTGCTGAGAAAAAGTAA
- a CDS encoding Crp/Fnr family transcriptional regulator: MNLISPISDNSWKDILSIFKKTTLEKGDYFAKVGRVENQFGILLDGVLRAYITNGNGSEYTKTLFTPTHFKTPISYVGALTSLVTMSPNQVSIQALTPSEMLTGNYLDWKSLMDHNQEIATWSRKMTELFFIGKELREFEYFTLHADERYKLFRMRYPELENLITQYQIAHFLGITPTQLSRIRKKIFRED; encoded by the coding sequence ATGAATCTAATCTCTCCTATCTCAGACAACTCCTGGAAAGACATACTTTCGATTTTTAAAAAAACAACCTTAGAAAAAGGAGACTATTTCGCCAAAGTAGGCCGTGTAGAAAATCAGTTTGGCATCTTACTAGACGGTGTGTTACGTGCTTATATAACCAATGGAAATGGCTCTGAGTATACCAAAACATTATTCACACCTACCCATTTCAAAACACCCATTTCCTATGTAGGCGCATTAACCTCGTTAGTAACTATGTCTCCTAATCAAGTCAGTATTCAGGCCCTCACTCCATCGGAAATGTTAACTGGCAATTACCTTGATTGGAAATCTTTGATGGATCATAATCAAGAAATAGCTACTTGGAGCAGAAAAATGACTGAATTGTTTTTTATTGGAAAAGAACTCCGTGAATTTGAATATTTCACACTTCATGCTGACGAACGATACAAACTATTCAGAATGCGCTACCCCGAACTTGAAAACCTCATCACTCAATATCAGATTGCTCATTTTTTAGGTATCACTCCTACGCAACTCAGTAGAATCCGTAAAAAAATATTCAGAGAAGACTAA